The Populus alba chromosome 4, ASM523922v2, whole genome shotgun sequence genome contains a region encoding:
- the LOC118031101 gene encoding mitotic spindle checkpoint protein MAD1 isoform X1 — protein MILRTPPEKRTRGGVADSNAIPIIESPQSDHHHIVINEDNNISPLQPSSPEQLLCTYQCRQLVKSDFIDALSSAEKQARDYQSKLEGINENFTKSEDEKKFRDKLLQAEQELAAAKGREQALQNQLAKEVNDNQERFKKQLESQSKLEVNLENEKNLRQKAESSAASAEEKASVLEGKLSHLSESIEREKKRPNNELEQMNREPEHSVSRISAELEKMECRAQHAEKESELLKEQLEDLRRQLTECLHQRSELEKKLSSFTFQEGSSFDSTILVKHLQEELRNHESQVREARKLRSSHENIELLKEKLFEEKGRRERAESELSKLLEIELNMKKLEDELSSWKSVIKDIPGVSCYDDIPAKFAALQKEVIDNMMKVGEANALLKQMEVALDTAQLGKQNAETEAALAKEMAEALKLEVKEIELMLSMFTEERDRLKNVVNELKRPKDNRRGDAIASGVLQELESSLANKGFCIQELENNLHAQKEVNNRQLEEIKTLNDMLNNEARRIKSLERESDRLRAEISLLESKLGHGDFSAANTKVLRMFNTLAVDNEAKQSIEALRAELQKTKEKLQAVEELKSQSVSGDTGKLVDSYISGKITQLKEQIATLEKREERYKTVFADRISVFRRACCELFGYKIVMDEHQRSNGIPATRFTLQSVYAQSDDEKLEFEYESGNTNILANDYTSQPDISRQADIFIRKMNSIPAFTANLTVESFNRRTLS, from the exons atgatactTAGAACTCCACCAGAGAAGCGGACAAGAGGAGGAGTCGCCGACTCAAATGCAATACCTATCATCGAGAGCCCTCAATCGGACCACCACCATATCGTCATCAACGAAGATAACAACATTTCGCCGCTCCAACCTTCCTCCCCCGAACAACTACTCTGCACCTACCAGTGCCGCCAATTG gttAAATCGGATTTTATAGACGCGTTGAGTAGTGCCGAGAAGCAAGCTCGCGATTACCAGTCTAAATTAGAGGGAATCAATGAAAATTTCACGAAGTCTG AAGACGAGAAGAAGTTTCGAGATAAATTGTTACAGGCAGAGCAAGAACTTGCTGCTGCTAAAGGACGCGAACAAGctcttcaaaatcaacttgcTAAGGAAGTTAATGATAACCAAGAAAGGTTCAAGAAACAGTTAGAATCACAAAGTAAACTTGAG GTTAACCTTGAAAATGAGAAGAACCTTCGCCAGAAAGCTGAATCCTCAGCAGCTTCTGCTGAAGAGAAAGCAAGTGTTTTAGAGGGAAAACTTAGCCATCTTTCTGAAAGCATAGAAAGGGAGAAAAAGCGCCCCAATAATGAGCTTGAACAGATGAATAGAGAACCGGAGCATTCTGTTTCTAGAATAAGCGCAGAA cTAGAAAAAATGGAATGCAGGGCCCAACATGCTGAGAAAGAATCAGAGCTACTGAAGGAGCAGCTAGAAGATCTGAGAAGGCAACTTACTGAG TGCTTGCACCAGAGGAGTGAATTAGAGAAGAAATTATCAAGTTTCACATTTCAAGAAGGTTCTTCTTTTGATAGCACCATTTTGGTTAAACATCTGCAAGAGGAACTTAGAAACCAT GAGTCTCAAGTGAGAGAAGCAAGAAAGCTAAGATCTTCTCATGAAAACATTGAGTTGTTGaaggaaaaattatttgaagaaaaaggacGGAGAGAAAGAGCAGAATCAGAGCTATCTAAGTTACTAGAAATTGAGTTAAATATGAAGAAGCTGGAGGATGAGTTGTCTTCTTGGAAGTCAGTGATAAAGGATATCCCTGGGGTGTCGTGCTATGACGATATACCTGCTAAGTTTGCAGCTTTACAGAA AGAGGTTATTGACAACATGATGAAGGTAGGTGAGGCAAATGCACTTTTGAAACAAATGGAGGTGGCCTTGGACACTGCCCAACTTGGTAAACAAAATGCTGAAACTGAGGCTGCATTGGCTAAAGAGATGGCAGAAGCTTTGAAATTGGAGGTCAAGGAGATTGAATTGATG CTCTCTATGTTTACCGAAGAGAGAGATAGGTTGAAAAATGTTGTTAATGAATTGAAGAGGCCAAAGGACAATCGAAGAGGGGATGCAATAGCCAGTGGAGTTCTTCAG GAGCTTGAATCATCTCTTGCAAATAAAGGATTTTGTATTCAAGAATTGGAGAATAATTTACATGCACAAAAAGAAGTCAATAATCGCCAATTGGAAGAAATAAAGACACTCAATGACATGCTAAATAATGAAGCTAGAAGAATTAAGTCATTGGAAAGGGAGAGTGATCGGCTTCGTGCAGAGATCTCCCTGTTGGAGTCTAAG CTAGGGCATGGTGACTTCTCTGCTGCAAATACGAAAGTACTGAGAATGTTTAATACGCTTGCAGTTGATAATGAGGCCAAACAATCTATTGAGGCTTTACGAGCTGAGTTGCAGAAGACAAAGGAGAAGTTACAAGCTGTAGAAGAATTGAAGAGTCAGTCAG TTTCAGGTGATACGGGCAAGCTGGTGGACTCCTATATCTCTGGGAAgataacacaattaaaagaacaaattgCAACTCTTGAAAAACGTGAAGAAAG ATACAAGACAGTTTTTGCTGATAGAATCTCTGTGTTTCGGAGGGCATGTTGTGAACTTTTTGGCTACAAG ATTGTAATGGATGAACATCAGCGTTCTAATGGAATACCAGCTACTCGGTTTACCCTGCAATCTGTGTATGCGCAAAGTGATGATGAGAAACTTGAGTTTGAATATGAATCAGGGAATACGAACATTTTG GCAAATGACTACACATCGCAGCCCGACATATCTCGTCAG GCTGATATATTTATTCGGAAGATGAACTCAATCCCAGCTTTCACAGCCAACTTAACAGTGGAGTCTTTCAACAGACGAACTCTATCGTAA
- the LOC118031101 gene encoding mitotic spindle checkpoint protein MAD1 isoform X2 produces the protein MILRTPPEKRTRGGVADSNAIPIIESPQSDHHHIVINEDNNISPLQPSSPEQLLCTYQCRQLVKSDFIDALSSAEKQARDYQSKLEGINENFTKSEDEKKFRDKLLQAEQELAAAKGREQALQNQLAKEVNDNQERFKKQLESQSKLEVNLENEKNLRQKAESSAASAEEKASVLEGKLSHLSESIEREKKRPNNELEQMNREPEHSVSRISAELEKMECRAQHAEKESELLKEQLEDLRRQLTECLHQRSELEKKLSSFTFQEGSSFDSTILVKHLQEELRNHESQVREARKLRSSHENIELLKEKLFEEKGRRERAESELSKLLEIELNMKKLEDELSSWKSVIKDIPGVSCYDDIPAKFAALQKEVIDNMMKVGEANALLKQMEVALDTAQLGKQNAETEAALAKEMAEALKLEVKEIELMLSMFTEERDRLKNVVNELKRPKDNRRGDAIASGVLQELESSLANKGFCIQELENNLHAQKEVNNRQLEEIKTLNDMLNNEARRIKSLERESDRLRAEISLLESKLGHGDFSAANTKVLRMFNTLAVDNEAKQSIEALRAELQKTKEKLQAVEELKSQSGDTGKLVDSYISGKITQLKEQIATLEKREERYKTVFADRISVFRRACCELFGYKIVMDEHQRSNGIPATRFTLQSVYAQSDDEKLEFEYESGNTNILANDYTSQPDISRQADIFIRKMNSIPAFTANLTVESFNRRTLS, from the exons atgatactTAGAACTCCACCAGAGAAGCGGACAAGAGGAGGAGTCGCCGACTCAAATGCAATACCTATCATCGAGAGCCCTCAATCGGACCACCACCATATCGTCATCAACGAAGATAACAACATTTCGCCGCTCCAACCTTCCTCCCCCGAACAACTACTCTGCACCTACCAGTGCCGCCAATTG gttAAATCGGATTTTATAGACGCGTTGAGTAGTGCCGAGAAGCAAGCTCGCGATTACCAGTCTAAATTAGAGGGAATCAATGAAAATTTCACGAAGTCTG AAGACGAGAAGAAGTTTCGAGATAAATTGTTACAGGCAGAGCAAGAACTTGCTGCTGCTAAAGGACGCGAACAAGctcttcaaaatcaacttgcTAAGGAAGTTAATGATAACCAAGAAAGGTTCAAGAAACAGTTAGAATCACAAAGTAAACTTGAG GTTAACCTTGAAAATGAGAAGAACCTTCGCCAGAAAGCTGAATCCTCAGCAGCTTCTGCTGAAGAGAAAGCAAGTGTTTTAGAGGGAAAACTTAGCCATCTTTCTGAAAGCATAGAAAGGGAGAAAAAGCGCCCCAATAATGAGCTTGAACAGATGAATAGAGAACCGGAGCATTCTGTTTCTAGAATAAGCGCAGAA cTAGAAAAAATGGAATGCAGGGCCCAACATGCTGAGAAAGAATCAGAGCTACTGAAGGAGCAGCTAGAAGATCTGAGAAGGCAACTTACTGAG TGCTTGCACCAGAGGAGTGAATTAGAGAAGAAATTATCAAGTTTCACATTTCAAGAAGGTTCTTCTTTTGATAGCACCATTTTGGTTAAACATCTGCAAGAGGAACTTAGAAACCAT GAGTCTCAAGTGAGAGAAGCAAGAAAGCTAAGATCTTCTCATGAAAACATTGAGTTGTTGaaggaaaaattatttgaagaaaaaggacGGAGAGAAAGAGCAGAATCAGAGCTATCTAAGTTACTAGAAATTGAGTTAAATATGAAGAAGCTGGAGGATGAGTTGTCTTCTTGGAAGTCAGTGATAAAGGATATCCCTGGGGTGTCGTGCTATGACGATATACCTGCTAAGTTTGCAGCTTTACAGAA AGAGGTTATTGACAACATGATGAAGGTAGGTGAGGCAAATGCACTTTTGAAACAAATGGAGGTGGCCTTGGACACTGCCCAACTTGGTAAACAAAATGCTGAAACTGAGGCTGCATTGGCTAAAGAGATGGCAGAAGCTTTGAAATTGGAGGTCAAGGAGATTGAATTGATG CTCTCTATGTTTACCGAAGAGAGAGATAGGTTGAAAAATGTTGTTAATGAATTGAAGAGGCCAAAGGACAATCGAAGAGGGGATGCAATAGCCAGTGGAGTTCTTCAG GAGCTTGAATCATCTCTTGCAAATAAAGGATTTTGTATTCAAGAATTGGAGAATAATTTACATGCACAAAAAGAAGTCAATAATCGCCAATTGGAAGAAATAAAGACACTCAATGACATGCTAAATAATGAAGCTAGAAGAATTAAGTCATTGGAAAGGGAGAGTGATCGGCTTCGTGCAGAGATCTCCCTGTTGGAGTCTAAG CTAGGGCATGGTGACTTCTCTGCTGCAAATACGAAAGTACTGAGAATGTTTAATACGCTTGCAGTTGATAATGAGGCCAAACAATCTATTGAGGCTTTACGAGCTGAGTTGCAGAAGACAAAGGAGAAGTTACAAGCTGTAGAAGAATTGAAGAGTCAGTCAG GTGATACGGGCAAGCTGGTGGACTCCTATATCTCTGGGAAgataacacaattaaaagaacaaattgCAACTCTTGAAAAACGTGAAGAAAG ATACAAGACAGTTTTTGCTGATAGAATCTCTGTGTTTCGGAGGGCATGTTGTGAACTTTTTGGCTACAAG ATTGTAATGGATGAACATCAGCGTTCTAATGGAATACCAGCTACTCGGTTTACCCTGCAATCTGTGTATGCGCAAAGTGATGATGAGAAACTTGAGTTTGAATATGAATCAGGGAATACGAACATTTTG GCAAATGACTACACATCGCAGCCCGACATATCTCGTCAG GCTGATATATTTATTCGGAAGATGAACTCAATCCCAGCTTTCACAGCCAACTTAACAGTGGAGTCTTTCAACAGACGAACTCTATCGTAA
- the LOC118031101 gene encoding mitotic spindle checkpoint protein MAD1 isoform X3 yields the protein MILRTPPEKRTRGGVADSNAIPIIESPQSDHHHIVINEDNNISPLQPSSPEQLLCTYQCRQLVKSDFIDALSSAEKQARDYQSKLEGINENFTKSEDEKKFRDKLLQAEQELAAAKGREQALQNQLAKEVNDNQERFKKQLESQSKLEVNLENEKNLRQKAESSAASAEEKASVLEGKLSHLSESIEREKKRPNNELEQMNREPEHSVSRISAELEKMECRAQHAEKESELLKEQLEDLRRQLTEESQVREARKLRSSHENIELLKEKLFEEKGRRERAESELSKLLEIELNMKKLEDELSSWKSVIKDIPGVSCYDDIPAKFAALQKEVIDNMMKVGEANALLKQMEVALDTAQLGKQNAETEAALAKEMAEALKLEVKEIELMLSMFTEERDRLKNVVNELKRPKDNRRGDAIASGVLQELESSLANKGFCIQELENNLHAQKEVNNRQLEEIKTLNDMLNNEARRIKSLERESDRLRAEISLLESKLGHGDFSAANTKVLRMFNTLAVDNEAKQSIEALRAELQKTKEKLQAVEELKSQSVSGDTGKLVDSYISGKITQLKEQIATLEKREERYKTVFADRISVFRRACCELFGYKIVMDEHQRSNGIPATRFTLQSVYAQSDDEKLEFEYESGNTNILANDYTSQPDISRQADIFIRKMNSIPAFTANLTVESFNRRTLS from the exons atgatactTAGAACTCCACCAGAGAAGCGGACAAGAGGAGGAGTCGCCGACTCAAATGCAATACCTATCATCGAGAGCCCTCAATCGGACCACCACCATATCGTCATCAACGAAGATAACAACATTTCGCCGCTCCAACCTTCCTCCCCCGAACAACTACTCTGCACCTACCAGTGCCGCCAATTG gttAAATCGGATTTTATAGACGCGTTGAGTAGTGCCGAGAAGCAAGCTCGCGATTACCAGTCTAAATTAGAGGGAATCAATGAAAATTTCACGAAGTCTG AAGACGAGAAGAAGTTTCGAGATAAATTGTTACAGGCAGAGCAAGAACTTGCTGCTGCTAAAGGACGCGAACAAGctcttcaaaatcaacttgcTAAGGAAGTTAATGATAACCAAGAAAGGTTCAAGAAACAGTTAGAATCACAAAGTAAACTTGAG GTTAACCTTGAAAATGAGAAGAACCTTCGCCAGAAAGCTGAATCCTCAGCAGCTTCTGCTGAAGAGAAAGCAAGTGTTTTAGAGGGAAAACTTAGCCATCTTTCTGAAAGCATAGAAAGGGAGAAAAAGCGCCCCAATAATGAGCTTGAACAGATGAATAGAGAACCGGAGCATTCTGTTTCTAGAATAAGCGCAGAA cTAGAAAAAATGGAATGCAGGGCCCAACATGCTGAGAAAGAATCAGAGCTACTGAAGGAGCAGCTAGAAGATCTGAGAAGGCAACTTACTGAG GAGTCTCAAGTGAGAGAAGCAAGAAAGCTAAGATCTTCTCATGAAAACATTGAGTTGTTGaaggaaaaattatttgaagaaaaaggacGGAGAGAAAGAGCAGAATCAGAGCTATCTAAGTTACTAGAAATTGAGTTAAATATGAAGAAGCTGGAGGATGAGTTGTCTTCTTGGAAGTCAGTGATAAAGGATATCCCTGGGGTGTCGTGCTATGACGATATACCTGCTAAGTTTGCAGCTTTACAGAA AGAGGTTATTGACAACATGATGAAGGTAGGTGAGGCAAATGCACTTTTGAAACAAATGGAGGTGGCCTTGGACACTGCCCAACTTGGTAAACAAAATGCTGAAACTGAGGCTGCATTGGCTAAAGAGATGGCAGAAGCTTTGAAATTGGAGGTCAAGGAGATTGAATTGATG CTCTCTATGTTTACCGAAGAGAGAGATAGGTTGAAAAATGTTGTTAATGAATTGAAGAGGCCAAAGGACAATCGAAGAGGGGATGCAATAGCCAGTGGAGTTCTTCAG GAGCTTGAATCATCTCTTGCAAATAAAGGATTTTGTATTCAAGAATTGGAGAATAATTTACATGCACAAAAAGAAGTCAATAATCGCCAATTGGAAGAAATAAAGACACTCAATGACATGCTAAATAATGAAGCTAGAAGAATTAAGTCATTGGAAAGGGAGAGTGATCGGCTTCGTGCAGAGATCTCCCTGTTGGAGTCTAAG CTAGGGCATGGTGACTTCTCTGCTGCAAATACGAAAGTACTGAGAATGTTTAATACGCTTGCAGTTGATAATGAGGCCAAACAATCTATTGAGGCTTTACGAGCTGAGTTGCAGAAGACAAAGGAGAAGTTACAAGCTGTAGAAGAATTGAAGAGTCAGTCAG TTTCAGGTGATACGGGCAAGCTGGTGGACTCCTATATCTCTGGGAAgataacacaattaaaagaacaaattgCAACTCTTGAAAAACGTGAAGAAAG ATACAAGACAGTTTTTGCTGATAGAATCTCTGTGTTTCGGAGGGCATGTTGTGAACTTTTTGGCTACAAG ATTGTAATGGATGAACATCAGCGTTCTAATGGAATACCAGCTACTCGGTTTACCCTGCAATCTGTGTATGCGCAAAGTGATGATGAGAAACTTGAGTTTGAATATGAATCAGGGAATACGAACATTTTG GCAAATGACTACACATCGCAGCCCGACATATCTCGTCAG GCTGATATATTTATTCGGAAGATGAACTCAATCCCAGCTTTCACAGCCAACTTAACAGTGGAGTCTTTCAACAGACGAACTCTATCGTAA